A part of Campylobacter ureolyticus ACS-301-V-Sch3b genomic DNA contains:
- a CDS encoding OprD family outer membrane porin translates to MKPHKFSITLLIALSSMAFANSNNESLKDALLNTKFNSELKAWYWDKTDETSKFNNENITNFALELGLKTGDLYGFYLGSTAQIAFAPIGTKNAKLLYNGEQNTKGIVLSQLHLGYKISNSDIKIGRQFINTPLVAGNGARILKESFEGATANIKDIENNDIFLGYVYKFQGRTSSIMGDESGKYPKFKDRITLGGVGPKAHKFDGLYYLGLTNKSFENLDLTAQYSYLNNVEFAIPNMKDKSGDIHLYYTEANYKVPFENFNLKFDANFRGSKTSGQLEERNFNGQMYGIKAGVYDLNGFNLIAAATTVSKNKSVIMSAGLGGNSYTFLPVRGGHLFTSTAGMTTYKFQTDYDFSKIGIKNLKTSAAYVFSKHSTPNKQAGMNPANVKREYNGYSLALNYKVPCLEGLSTNLMWVSLNEEKTLNNKTDKSKIDELWVKLSYKF, encoded by the coding sequence ATGAAACCTCATAAATTTAGCATAACTTTACTTATCGCACTTTCAAGTATGGCGTTTGCAAACTCAAATAATGAGAGCTTAAAAGATGCGTTATTAAATACAAAATTTAACTCAGAACTTAAAGCTTGGTATTGGGATAAGACAGATGAAACTAGCAAATTTAATAATGAAAACATTACAAATTTTGCTTTAGAGCTTGGTCTTAAAACAGGTGATTTATATGGTTTTTATCTTGGCTCAACTGCCCAAATAGCTTTTGCTCCAATTGGCACAAAAAATGCAAAACTACTTTATAATGGCGAACAAAACACTAAAGGAATTGTTTTATCGCAACTTCATTTAGGTTATAAAATATCAAATAGTGATATTAAAATCGGAAGGCAATTTATTAACACTCCTTTAGTTGCTGGAAATGGTGCAAGAATTTTAAAAGAATCTTTTGAAGGCGCTACAGCAAACATTAAAGATATAGAAAACAATGATATTTTCTTAGGCTATGTTTATAAATTTCAAGGTAGGACAAGCTCTATAATGGGTGATGAAAGCGGAAAATATCCAAAATTTAAAGATAGAATCACTCTTGGTGGGGTTGGTCCAAAAGCTCATAAATTTGATGGACTTTATTATTTAGGCTTAACAAATAAAAGTTTTGAAAATCTAGACTTGACAGCTCAATATAGTTATTTAAATAATGTTGAATTTGCAATTCCTAATATGAAAGATAAAAGTGGAGATATTCATCTTTATTATACTGAAGCAAACTACAAAGTGCCGTTTGAAAATTTTAACCTTAAATTTGATGCAAATTTTAGAGGCTCTAAAACTTCAGGCCAATTAGAAGAAAGAAATTTTAATGGTCAAATGTATGGTATAAAAGCTGGAGTTTATGACTTAAATGGATTTAACCTTATTGCCGCTGCTACAACCGTAAGCAAAAACAAATCTGTTATAATGAGCGCTGGACTTGGTGGAAATAGCTACACGTTTTTACCAGTTCGAGGCGGACACCTTTTTACCTCAACAGCGGGCATGACAACTTATAAATTTCAAACCGATTATGACTTTTCAAAAATTGGCATAAAAAACTTAAAAACTAGCGCAGCTTATGTATTTTCAAAACATAGCACTCCTAATAAACAAGCAGGAATGAACCCAGCAAATGTAAAAAGAGAATATAATGGATATAGCTTAGCGCTTAACTATAAAGTTCCTTGCTTAGAGGGTTTGAGCACAAATTTAATGTGGGTAAGCCTTAATGAGGAAAAAACATTAAACAACAAAACTGATAAATCAAAAATAGATGAACTTTGGGTAAAACTAAGTTATAAATTTTAA
- a CDS encoding transglycosylase SLT domain-containing protein, protein MKILFFIFFSINLLFSYSYEEILYAIKDVSYKEGIANKVLYTIVKIESDLNPYAISFLTNKENAIYFKSLETKNIRVKASQYSLNKSKWVVSINPSNEPYAIEISKLLLKNGFNIDVGLGQLNSQNFSLNEIEYIFNPNYNLTKCAKILRKCFNAKNKDMQQTIECYNYGMRHRGSNPYYKRFYKYFMKEFGQN, encoded by the coding sequence GTGAAAATTTTATTTTTTATATTTTTTTCTATAAATTTACTTTTTTCATACAGTTATGAAGAAATTTTATACGCTATAAAAGATGTGTCTTATAAAGAAGGAATAGCTAACAAAGTTCTTTATACAATAGTAAAAATCGAAAGTGATCTTAACCCATACGCTATTTCGTTTCTAACAAATAAAGAAAACGCAATTTATTTTAAAAGTTTAGAGACAAAAAACATAAGAGTAAAAGCAAGTCAGTATTCGCTAAACAAATCAAAATGGGTAGTTTCCATAAATCCATCAAACGAACCTTATGCAATAGAAATATCAAAACTTCTTTTAAAAAATGGCTTTAATATAGATGTTGGTCTTGGACAGTTAAACTCTCAAAATTTTAGCCTAAATGAGATTGAATATATATTTAACCCAAACTACAATCTAACAAAATGTGCAAAAATCCTAAGAAAATGTTTTAATGCCAAAAATAAAGATATGCAACAAACCATAGAATGTTATAATTACGGCATGAGACACAGAGGCTCAAATCCTTACTATAAGCGATTTTATAAGTATTTTATGAAGGAATTTGGCCAAAACTAA